One Castanea sativa cultivar Marrone di Chiusa Pesio chromosome 4, ASM4071231v1 DNA window includes the following coding sequences:
- the LOC142631889 gene encoding 2-alkenal reductase (NADP(+)-dependent)-like translates to MESGNDNELVRNKQVILKDYVSGFPKESDMYVSSNGTMKLKVPEGSNGIVVKNLYLSCDPYMRSRMIKNKAITGNYYIDSFKPGSPILGLGVAKVLDSGNPNFKKGDLVWGRTGWEEYSLITDFQNMFKIQHTEVPMSYYTGILGMPGLTAYAGFFELCSPKKGENVFISTASGAVGQLVGQFAKLLGCYVVGSTGSKEKVDLLKNKFNFNEAFNYKEEPDLDAALKRYFPEGIDIYFENVGGKMLDAVLLNMKAHGRIAACGMISQHNLDKPEGVHNLMHLIYKQIRIEGFFVFDYDHLYPKFLELVLPQIAEGKIVYVEDTAEGLESGPAALIRLFSGLNIGKQVVFITQE, encoded by the exons ATGGAAAGTGGTAATGATAATGAGCTAGTGAGGAACAAGCAAGTGATCTTAAAGGACTATGTGTCTGGTTTCCCTAAAGAATCAGACATGTACGTGAGTAGCAATGGTACCATGAAGTTGAAGGTCCCAGAAGGTTCCAACGGGATTGTGGTGAAGAACCTCTACCTATCCTGTGATCCCTACATGCGTAGCCGTATGATTAAGAACAAGGCCATCACTGGCAATTATTACATCGACTCCTTCAAGCCTGGTTCA CCCATTCTTGgacttggtgtggcaaaagtttTGGATTCTGGGAATCCAAATTTCAAGAAAGGTGACTTAGTTTGGGGAAGAACTGGATGGGAAGAATATAGTTTGATTACAGATTTTCAGAATATGTTTAAAATCCAACACACTGAGGTGCCTATGTCCTACTATACTGGCATTCTTG GTATGCCTGGTTTAACTGCTTATGCTGGTTTTTTTGAGCTTTGCTCTCCTAAGAAAGGAGAGAATGTCTTCATTTCAACAGCTTCTGGGGCAGTTGGTCAACTTGTTGGGCAGTTTGCAAAGCTGTTAGGTTGCTATGTTGTTGGAAGTACTGGAAGCAAAGAAAAG GTCGATTTGCTGAAgaacaaattcaatttcaatgaGGCTTTTAACTATAAAGAAGAGCCTGACTTGGATGCAGCTTTGAAAAG GTACTTTCCAGAAGGTATTGATATTTACTTTGAGAATGTTGGGGGAAAGATGCTTGATGCAGTGCTACTCAATATGAAAGCCCATGGTCGCATTGCTGCTTGTGGCATGATCTCACAGCACAACCTTGACAAGCCTGAAGGTGTGCACAATTTAATGCATCTGATTTACAAACAGATTCGTATAGAAGGATTCTTTGTTTTTGATTACGATCATCTCTACCCAAAGTTTCTGGAACTGGTTCTGCCTCAAATTGCTGAAGGGAAGATTGTGTATGTGGAAGACACAGCTGAAGGCCTTGAGAGTGGCCCGGCAGCACTTATTCGCCTATTTTCTGGCCTCAATATTGGTAAACAGGTAGTTTTTATTACTCAGGAGTGA